Below is a genomic region from Miscanthus floridulus cultivar M001 chromosome 1, ASM1932011v1, whole genome shotgun sequence.
AAGTTAACTAGCTCATCCCAAGAGAAGCCGTGCCACCATTGCAACTTGAAAAGGCACACCAGTAGCAACCCAACAGACTAACGTGTCAAGATTTTCAGAGTTGTTCACCATTAAACTGCCGACTTGTCACTCCACTTTCATCGAATCTGCAATGTCAAAATGGATCTTGAGAAATCTCACAAAATTGAGCACAGCTGCAGGAGAAATGCAAAACATAGCAATGAATGAGAAGCTGAAAAGGCACGAAAAATTCTATGCTACCAGCAATGGTATCTGAAGCGAAAGCATTTGGAGCAATGCTGCGAAGTTCCTCGTTCCAGATAACTCCTCTCTGCCATGGTAGAAAGTAGAAACTACTAGTAATCGCATAGGAAAGCATTTGAAGCTGTTCAAGGACGTCGAATGCAAACCTGAGGAAATGCAGATAACTGGGCGTTCCTTGTCACATGAACATTTGCTGGATTAGGGATGATCCTGTGTGAGAAACCTTCTTCAGATGCTCTGTACAGATTAAGATGCACATTGCTCGCTTGCAGGTTGTATCCTGGAAAAGCAGAGCTGGCATCTTGCGTGCAAAGGATCTGTAGTGACAAGGATTGAGGAAAGATCAATCTAAAGGCATTTTCTTCGTCAACCCGAGTTGAGCTTTGCAATCTTACATCTTGCAGGTCGAGGTCACAGTTGAGCTCTGGGCTCATCGCTGAGAGTTTCATCGAAAGGAACTGAACAATCCAACACAAACATGAAAATGAAGATTCAGCCATTGGCCTAGAGAAACCATTGAGTAAACCTCCAAATCATAGGTTTTCAATACACTAACCTCAACCTGCCGCTGCAGAGATTGCACATAGTTTATGATCTCATCAAGCATCATGGCCTTGCCTGTAATCTGCCTTGTCATAGGAAACATGTCCCTATTGGTTAGAACACACCATAACCACATCAGTATGAGCATAAGCATCTGCTTGATGTCATTCATACCTTGTTGCAACCCGGGACAAGGTCTTGAAGAAGCTTCATCCTTTCATTTATCTTTTCCCTTCGAAACTGCATTTCGAATGGGCATGCTACTGTAAGCAAGAGACCTGGGCATTGCAGGAGCATTGACTATGTTGCTCAAGAGATAAAAAATACTCTTTCTGCAAGGCTGTGGCTGTTGGTGGCTTGACCACGCTTTGCCCGGACATGCACGTAGTCCTCTCTCTTGGCTCCAGCATCACCCGCCTTCTCATCAGCGCACTCCATGCTGACTTCTCGCTGCAACAATGCACTGGCTTCATCCTGCAGTAATACATTTACAAGTACAGTAGAATGAAATAGAGGGAATGAGATATGGCGCAACCAATGAGACAAAGGAATCATAGCTTCTAGCTTCCTTACTAGAGAATGTAGTGATGAACTGTCCTCTCCAGAACCTTTCCTTTTGCCATCCTTTAAACACTTCCCTGTGTTCATATTTCTACTTGGTTGAGCATCTGGGAAGAGTTGGAATGTGGAATGTTATAAGTCAGAAGCTTCACAGATTAACAGCTATTGTTGCTAAGAAAATGAATTGAGAATAACTATACCTCCAGTCGAATTGTACAGCTGAACCCCCTCTTGCATGCCTACATTGTTCACTGGAAAGACGATAGGCTCATCAAAATTCATGGTATGGTCTAGTGAAGCAAGCAGATTAGTTCTGATTGCGAAGCACTGCTCTTCCTCTCTGTCAGGGTCGGTGCGTGGAGGGGAATACATCTGCCAAAGAATCAATGATTGATCTTGTCACATTGCAAACCGAAGTGGCTGAACGGACATATATAGATCTTGCCATGAACGTATGTACTCACCATCCTGCTCTGATACTTGAACTCAGTGCGATGTTGCAATCATTTTTGGGAATG
It encodes:
- the LOC136549656 gene encoding transcription factor bHLH74-like isoform X1, coding for MMYSPPRTDPDREEEQCFAIRTNLLASLDHTMNFDEPIVFPVNNVGMQEGVQLYNSTGDAQPSRNMNTGKCLKDGKRKGSGEDSSSLHSLVRKLEAMIPLSHWLRHISFPLFHSTVLVNVLLQDEASALLQREVSMECADEKAGDAGAKREDYVHVRAKRGQATNSHSLAERFRREKINERMKLLQDLVPGCNKITGKAMMLDEIINYVQSLQRQVEFLSMKLSAMSPELNCDLDLQDILCTQDASSAFPGYNLQASNVHLNLYRASEEGFSHRIIPNPANVHVTRNAQLSAFPQRGVIWNEELRSIAPNAFASDTIADSMKVE
- the LOC136549656 gene encoding transcription factor bHLH74-like isoform X2, translated to MMYSPPRTDPDREEEQCFAIRTNLLASLDHTMNFDEPIVFPVNNVGMQEGVQLYNSTGDAQPSRNMNTGKCLKDGKRKGSGEDSSSLHSLDEASALLQREVSMECADEKAGDAGAKREDYVHVRAKRGQATNSHSLAERFRREKINERMKLLQDLVPGCNKITGKAMMLDEIINYVQSLQRQVEFLSMKLSAMSPELNCDLDLQDILCTQDASSAFPGYNLQASNVHLNLYRASEEGFSHRIIPNPANVHVTRNAQLSAFPQRGVIWNEELRSIAPNAFASDTIADSMKVE